One Ignavibacterium album JCM 16511 genomic region harbors:
- a CDS encoding pyridoxamine 5'-phosphate oxidase family protein: MQRHQIVIRDIKEIEKDINDAMAGVASMLLDTERIYQIPTNFVYLDKNIFVYLDKNEEAFESIKFNSPASFSIVKSEKQGGKEITYRLKSITINGEIRIVDEQKIIDQIKEMYRLKYSSRLSSDDYEVPENFIVCIIDTSEIKALIEEGN; the protein is encoded by the coding sequence ATGCAAAGGCATCAAATTGTAATTCGCGACATTAAAGAAATTGAAAAAGATATAAACGATGCTATGGCTGGTGTTGCTTCAATGCTTCTTGATACTGAAAGAATTTATCAGATTCCTACAAACTTTGTTTATTTAGATAAAAATATTTTTGTTTACCTTGATAAGAATGAAGAAGCTTTCGAAAGTATAAAATTTAACAGTCCGGCAAGTTTTTCAATCGTAAAATCAGAAAAACAAGGCGGTAAAGAAATTACATATCGTCTTAAATCAATAACGATAAACGGTGAGATAAGAATTGTAGATGAACAAAAAATAATTGATCAGATAAAAGAAATGTATAGACTAAAATATTCTTCGCGTCTTTCATCTGACGATTACGAAGTCCCTGAAAATTTTATTGTTTGTATTATTGACACTTCAGAGATAAAAGCACTAATAGAAGAAGGCAACTGA
- a CDS encoding UvrD-helicase domain-containing protein has translation MLTPHQQKAVTLDDHLALTANAGSGKTFVLSRKYLEAAIKLDGQVSSIAAITFTEKAASELYQKISELIDNEIKETRDNQRIKVLEKIRRNLVSAYISTIHSFCIDILREFPVEAGIDANFTPIDQSLANELLELAVEETIDEYFNDTSRSEIVKRLLRYFSRKSVLQKELMSLIDDRKNVLKVKEEIYSKSDEEIIKNFNEKFEIIFNEIWSYYENDFIHSLKKINNSVLANNLKSDFALNIKYHLEEFERNRNPIELLQNIKKNLLTDKHEVRKQKYLVKDLQTSLEREIRIVEKTFSELEMFTRVSDGELYPDLIKLAREMLMLFDRTLQLYEIKKKEESYIDFEDILLFTKELLKNQDVQSYISSKFRYLMVDEFQDTNELQYEIFLPILDYLKSGKLFIVGDEKQSIYKFRDAELEIFHKTKDDIVKERNLSHLMELPDSFRMNEEICLFTNYVFNRLFEKDIPLFGELKNVPIVCAKEKKRDGEICFLISKGDEENPSQAELVAGKIIQLVSTENYNFGDITILVRKRKSFDELEKIFIKKNIPYSIIGGRGFYQRQVINDIYNYLSVMLNQEDDAALVGILRSPFFTIPDTTIFEISLQPGKSIYDKLKNFPDKGRLEKVKQVLQTHIDLSASLTLTQLLNQILSDTGYLAVIHNRIDGEQEIANIKKLFSLSRNFDSKGYRNLYDFVNSLKEAVQSVEDEPQAAVSSALDAVQIMTVHQAKGLEFPVVILFKTEDYGQSAKLKSKSIFVNKHLGLLAKIPDPNNPTGDYVSLPITQLNDFIEKKKNLAEIKRLLYVAITRAKEKLFITAEIKEDKEPNKESFIYLLKDALNFDFENDILIEDVLEYLVQKENKFINEKKTLEIKIPVIHNAEFINETVEKAVDTRSERKYIIQKYQEKEKSQMISATRISVYSQCPLKYHLTYNLGFALLNKLLPQWKDSSKIYNEYYFDEDIFTDNVIENESETLTILKNSSIKSEKIGEIIHKILQLELDESETLNFIKRQVKQIDINEITAEETINQISDLIKTFRETEVFKEISAYKNYKNEFEIYLKKNSYFLHGILDKIIFEKNKILIIDYKTDDVDEKSVSQKFEEYSNQLKFYLYISSQLFNDYEKFEARLIFLRMPDREFKLNYSSENISELKNEISAKIEGIVSNSFSKKLNHCNHCQFSTAGNCVVN, from the coding sequence ATGTTAACTCCACATCAACAAAAAGCTGTTACACTAGATGATCATCTTGCATTAACCGCAAATGCTGGTTCAGGTAAGACATTTGTACTAAGTAGAAAATATCTCGAAGCTGCAATTAAACTTGATGGACAAGTGTCTTCAATCGCTGCGATTACTTTTACTGAAAAAGCTGCAAGTGAACTTTATCAGAAAATATCAGAACTAATTGATAATGAAATTAAAGAAACAAGAGATAATCAGAGAATAAAGGTACTTGAAAAAATCAGACGGAATCTTGTATCGGCATATATCTCTACAATTCATTCGTTTTGCATTGATATACTTCGTGAGTTTCCAGTAGAAGCAGGGATTGATGCAAACTTTACGCCGATTGATCAGTCTCTTGCGAATGAACTTCTCGAATTAGCAGTCGAAGAAACTATAGATGAATATTTCAATGATACTTCTCGTTCCGAAATTGTTAAGAGACTATTAAGATACTTCTCAAGAAAATCAGTTCTTCAAAAAGAATTGATGAGCTTGATTGATGACAGAAAAAATGTTCTGAAAGTAAAAGAAGAGATTTATTCTAAGTCAGATGAAGAAATTATAAAAAACTTCAATGAAAAATTTGAAATTATATTCAATGAAATCTGGAGTTATTATGAAAATGATTTTATACATTCATTAAAAAAAATTAACAACTCAGTACTAGCCAATAATTTAAAGAGTGATTTTGCATTAAACATTAAGTATCACCTTGAAGAATTTGAAAGGAATAGAAATCCAATAGAGCTTCTTCAAAACATTAAAAAGAATCTTCTGACAGATAAGCACGAGGTAAGAAAGCAGAAATATCTTGTTAAAGATTTACAGACTTCGCTTGAAAGAGAAATCAGAATTGTGGAAAAAACTTTTAGTGAACTTGAAATGTTTACCCGAGTTTCTGATGGTGAACTTTATCCTGATTTGATAAAGCTTGCCAGAGAAATGTTAATGCTTTTTGATCGTACACTTCAGTTATATGAAATTAAAAAGAAAGAAGAATCTTACATTGACTTTGAAGATATTTTATTGTTCACGAAAGAATTGCTGAAAAATCAGGATGTGCAAAGTTATATCAGCAGCAAATTCAGGTATCTTATGGTTGATGAATTCCAGGATACAAATGAACTTCAATATGAAATTTTTCTTCCGATACTTGATTATCTGAAATCCGGCAAACTATTTATCGTTGGTGATGAAAAGCAGAGTATCTACAAATTCCGCGATGCAGAGCTGGAGATTTTTCACAAAACAAAAGATGATATCGTTAAAGAGAGAAATCTTTCTCATCTTATGGAATTGCCTGATAGTTTCAGAATGAATGAAGAAATCTGTTTGTTTACCAATTATGTTTTTAACAGGTTATTTGAAAAGGATATTCCTTTATTTGGTGAATTAAAAAATGTTCCGATTGTTTGTGCCAAAGAAAAAAAGCGTGATGGTGAAATTTGTTTTCTTATTTCAAAAGGTGATGAAGAAAATCCCAGTCAGGCAGAGCTTGTTGCTGGTAAAATTATTCAGCTTGTGAGCACTGAGAATTATAATTTTGGCGATATAACAATACTTGTGAGAAAGCGAAAATCTTTTGATGAACTTGAAAAAATTTTTATTAAGAAGAATATTCCATATTCAATAATTGGTGGAAGAGGATTTTATCAACGACAAGTAATTAATGATATCTATAACTATTTGTCTGTGATGCTTAATCAGGAAGATGATGCAGCACTAGTTGGAATTCTAAGATCACCTTTCTTTACAATTCCTGATACTACGATTTTTGAAATATCACTTCAGCCAGGAAAAAGTATTTATGATAAACTAAAAAACTTTCCCGATAAAGGCAGGCTGGAAAAAGTTAAACAAGTTCTTCAAACTCATATTGATTTAAGTGCTTCACTTACATTAACTCAATTATTAAATCAAATATTATCAGACACTGGTTATCTTGCAGTAATTCATAATCGTATTGATGGCGAACAGGAAATTGCAAACATCAAAAAATTATTTTCTTTATCCAGAAACTTTGATTCAAAAGGTTATCGCAATCTTTATGATTTTGTTAATTCACTTAAAGAAGCAGTTCAAAGTGTCGAAGATGAACCTCAGGCAGCAGTCAGTTCAGCTCTTGATGCAGTTCAAATAATGACTGTTCATCAGGCGAAAGGATTAGAATTTCCTGTTGTGATTTTATTTAAAACCGAAGACTACGGACAATCAGCAAAGTTAAAATCAAAATCAATTTTTGTTAATAAACATTTAGGGCTGCTTGCAAAAATTCCGGACCCGAATAATCCAACCGGTGATTATGTTTCACTTCCGATAACGCAGTTAAATGATTTTATTGAAAAGAAAAAAAATCTTGCTGAGATAAAAAGACTTTTGTATGTGGCGATTACAAGAGCTAAAGAAAAACTTTTTATCACAGCTGAGATAAAGGAAGATAAGGAACCGAATAAAGAGTCCTTTATTTATTTGCTGAAAGATGCTCTTAATTTCGATTTTGAAAATGACATATTGATTGAAGATGTACTTGAATATCTTGTTCAGAAAGAAAACAAATTCATTAATGAAAAGAAAACGCTGGAGATAAAAATTCCTGTTATTCATAATGCAGAATTTATTAATGAAACTGTTGAAAAAGCTGTTGATACACGCTCTGAAAGAAAATACATAATTCAAAAATATCAGGAGAAAGAAAAAAGTCAGATGATCTCGGCAACCAGAATATCAGTTTATTCTCAATGTCCTTTGAAATACCATTTGACTTACAATCTTGGTTTTGCGTTATTAAATAAACTTCTTCCACAATGGAAAGATTCATCAAAAATTTACAACGAATATTATTTTGATGAAGATATATTTACCGATAATGTAATTGAAAATGAATCTGAAACTTTAACTATTCTGAAAAATTCTTCCATCAAATCAGAAAAAATTGGTGAGATAATTCATAAAATATTACAACTCGAGCTCGATGAATCAGAAACATTAAATTTTATAAAAAGGCAGGTAAAGCAAATTGATATTAATGAAATAACAGCTGAAGAAACAATAAATCAAATTTCTGATTTGATTAAGACTTTCAGGGAAACCGAAGTTTTTAAGGAAATTTCTGCTTATAAAAATTACAAAAATGAATTTGAGATTTATCTAAAGAAAAATTCTTACTTTCTCCATGGAATTTTGGATAAAATAATTTTCGAAAAAAACAAAATTTTAATTATAGATTATAAAACAGATGATGTTGATGAAAAATCTGTATCTCAGAAGTTCGAAGAATATTCAAATCAATTAAAATTTTATTTATATATTTCGTCACAGTTATTTAATGATTATGAAAAATTCGAAGCGCGGTTGATTTTTTTAAGAATGCCTGATAGGGAGTTTAAACTTAATTATTCATCAGAAAATATTTCTGAATTAAAAAATGAAATTTCTGCAAAGATAGAGGGAATCGTAAGCAATTCATTTTCAAAAAAATTAAATCATTGTAATCATTGCCAGTTCTCGACGGCAGGAAATTGTGTAGTTAATTAA